In Deltaproteobacteria bacterium, a genomic segment contains:
- the sufD gene encoding Fe-S cluster assembly protein SufD: MTDFARSLRANFKLLDGGAGRIGLLRQAAFARFAELGLPTTQDEDWKYTSLAPLTQIQFAPPEEARPPTLEQLDRLAGVSPGDAAIRLVFVDGRYRAELSSRGTSTGGAYIGGLGTAHAERPEFVERELARHADYQRDALTALNTAFIEDGAFIHLPAGAILQAPIHLLFVSTAHRKPTLSQPRNLIVLGAGSQATVIETWAGLSDEVYFTNAVTEVVLGDNAQLDHYKLQEEGARAFHIALTQVQHGRDSRFNSHSVALGAALARNDVRALFAREGSECTLNGLYMATGKQHLDNRTLIDHQSPRCTSRELYKGVLDGQSRGVFSGRVLVRHDAQKTDASQTNKNLLLSDEAVVDTKPQLEIFADDVKCAHGAAVGQLDEDALFYLRSRGIGQEAAKSLLTYAFASEMVNLIPLAPLRARVRELVTSRLPEWEKLKEVA; encoded by the coding sequence ATGACGGACTTTGCCCGCAGCCTGCGCGCGAATTTCAAGCTGCTCGACGGAGGAGCCGGGCGGATCGGTCTACTCCGCCAGGCGGCGTTCGCGCGTTTCGCCGAGCTGGGGCTCCCTACGACGCAGGACGAGGACTGGAAGTACACAAGCCTTGCTCCGCTCACGCAGATCCAGTTCGCCCCTCCCGAGGAGGCGAGGCCGCCGACTCTGGAGCAGCTCGACCGTCTGGCCGGAGTTTCGCCAGGGGACGCCGCCATCCGCCTCGTGTTCGTCGACGGCCGTTACCGCGCAGAGCTTTCGTCGCGCGGAACCAGCACCGGTGGCGCATACATCGGGGGCCTTGGTACCGCGCACGCTGAGCGGCCGGAATTCGTCGAGCGGGAACTGGCCCGCCACGCCGATTACCAGCGCGACGCGCTGACGGCGCTCAATACCGCGTTCATCGAGGACGGCGCGTTCATTCATCTGCCGGCCGGGGCGATCCTGCAGGCGCCGATCCATCTCCTTTTCGTCTCGACCGCGCACAGGAAGCCGACCCTGTCTCAGCCGCGAAACCTGATCGTGCTTGGCGCCGGCAGCCAGGCCACGGTGATCGAGACCTGGGCCGGCCTCTCCGACGAGGTCTACTTCACCAACGCCGTCACTGAGGTTGTACTCGGCGACAACGCGCAGCTCGATCACTACAAGCTGCAAGAGGAGGGCGCGCGCGCCTTCCACATCGCGCTCACCCAGGTCCAGCACGGCCGGGACAGCCGCTTCAACTCCCATTCGGTCGCCCTCGGCGCCGCGCTCGCGCGGAACGACGTGCGCGCGCTCTTCGCCAGAGAGGGAAGCGAATGCACGCTGAACGGCCTCTACATGGCGACCGGCAAGCAGCACCTCGACAACCGCACGTTGATCGATCACCAGAGCCCGCGCTGCACCAGCCGCGAGCTGTACAAGGGCGTGCTCGACGGCCAGTCGCGGGGCGTGTTCAGCGGAAGGGTGCTGGTGCGACACGACGCGCAGAAGACGGACGCCAGCCAGACGAACAAGAACCTGCTCCTCTCCGACGAGGCGGTCGTCGACACCAAGCCGCAGCTGGAGATCTTTGCCGACGACGTCAAGTGCGCCCACGGGGCCGCCGTCGGCCAGCTCGACGAGGACGCACTCTTCTACTTGCGGTCGCGTGGAATCGGCCAGGAGGCGGCGAAGAGCCTGCTCACCTACGCCTTCGCCAGCGAAATGGTGAACCTCATCCCGCTCGCGCCGCTGCGGGCGCGGGTGCGGGAACTGGTGACCTCGCGGCTGCCGGAGTGGGAGAAGCTGAAGGAGGTCGCATGA
- the sufC gene encoding Fe-S cluster assembly ATPase SufC — protein sequence MTTRNAPILRIKNLHAKVRDTDKDILRGIDLEVGAGEVHAVMGPNGSGKSTLAQVLAGRETFEVTKGEVLYEGKDLLALSPEERAVAGIFMAFQYPVEIPGVGNLYFLRTALNALRKRRGEEELDAMDFLALAKEKMKLVAMDPSFTGRSVNEGFSGGEKKRNEIFQMAVLDPRLAILDETDSGLDIDALRTVANGVNSLRKEDRAMIVITHYQRLLNYIVPDRVHVMSNGRIVRSGDRELAVELEQKGYALVEPPVRQEAGR from the coding sequence ATGACGACGCGGAACGCCCCGATCCTCCGGATCAAGAACCTGCACGCCAAGGTGCGCGACACGGACAAGGACATCCTGCGCGGCATCGATCTCGAAGTCGGCGCCGGAGAGGTGCACGCCGTCATGGGCCCGAACGGCTCGGGCAAGAGCACGCTCGCGCAGGTCCTCGCCGGGCGCGAGACCTTCGAGGTGACCAAAGGCGAAGTCCTCTACGAAGGAAAGGATCTGCTCGCCCTCTCCCCCGAGGAGCGCGCCGTGGCGGGCATCTTCATGGCCTTCCAGTACCCGGTGGAGATTCCCGGCGTCGGCAACCTCTATTTCCTGCGGACCGCGCTCAACGCGCTCCGCAAGCGCAGAGGCGAAGAGGAGCTGGACGCGATGGATTTCCTCGCGCTCGCCAAGGAGAAGATGAAGCTGGTGGCGATGGACCCGAGCTTCACGGGCCGCTCGGTCAACGAGGGGTTCTCCGGCGGGGAGAAGAAGCGCAACGAGATCTTCCAGATGGCGGTGCTCGATCCCAGGCTCGCCATCCTCGACGAGACCGACTCTGGTCTGGACATCGACGCGCTCCGCACCGTCGCCAACGGCGTCAACAGCTTGCGCAAGGAAGACCGCGCGATGATCGTCATCACCCACTACCAGCGGCTCCTCAATTATATCGTCCCCGACCGCGTGCACGTGATGAGCAACGGCCGCATCGTCCGATCCGGCGACCGGGAGCTGGCGGTCGAGCTGGAGCAGAAGGGCTACGCGCTGGTCGAGCCGCCTGTGCGGCAGGAAGCAGGGAGATGA